The proteins below are encoded in one region of Triticum aestivum cultivar Chinese Spring chromosome 1B, IWGSC CS RefSeq v2.1, whole genome shotgun sequence:
- the LOC123105510 gene encoding serine/threonine-protein phosphatase 6 regulatory ankyrin repeat subunit C isoform X3 — protein sequence MAPPFVYARSSGDGTARDAALRAAFYGDLRRLRATAKSLVDPRVVFSFDRDGLGVLHLATVRGHIEVCKYLVEELGGDVNAPAPGVGDFAGVTPFMTSVQSDDVSTVKYLLDRGGDLTKADGKGRSVLHHAATVGSCKVTEFLLSKGVPVDIHYGYGTPLHLAATNEQDKIVKILLEHHADANTSVTSLGSALMGALLCRSLKCMKLLIKGGADVNRMTSLLMTPLVFTAGRKDYTNFMQFLLKAGADPNIPDGDQRHLERAKAIYKSQADHAFRLKDYKFASKSYDLAIDAAPSATLYANRSLCKLLLDDGEGALSDALSCRMLRPNWAKACYRQAAAHMLLKEYKQACDALLDAQKLDPGNIEVERELRKAMELMKAPGEADK from the exons CTACTGCGAAGAGTCTTGTAGACCCAAGGGTGGTCTTCTCTTTCGACAGGGATGGCCTTGGTGTTCTGCACCTCGCAACCGTCAGAGGGCATATTGAAGTTTGCAAGTACTTGGTGGAGGAACTGGGAGGAGATGTGAATGCTCCTGCTCCTGGAGTTGGGG ACTTTGCAGGCGTGACACCCTTTATGACATCTGTTCAGTCCGACGATGTTTCAACTGTGAAGTATTTGCTTGATCGTGGCGGTGACCTAACTAAAGCAGATGGTAAAGGACGCTCTGTTCTCCATCATGCAGCAACCGTAG GAAGCTGTAAGGTTACTGAGTTCCTACTTTCAAAAGGAGTACCTGTTGACATACACTATGGCTATGGTACACCACTCCATCTAGCTGCTACCAATGAACAAGATAAAATAGTGAAGATTTTGTTGGAACACCATGCAGAT GCTAACACCAGTGTCACCAGTTTGGGTTCTGCCTTGATGGGTGCTCTTTTATGCCGTTCATTGAAGTGCATGAAGCTGCTGATTAAG GGTGGTGCTGATGTCAATCGGATGACCTCACTTCTGATGACTCCGTTAGTGTTTACTGCAGGGCGCAAAGACTATACCaactttatgcaatttttgttaAAGGCAGGAGCGGATCCTAATATTCCCGATGGT GATCAGAGGCACCTTGAGCGAGCAAAAGCTATATACAAGTCACAGGCAGATCATGCATTCAGGCTGAAGGACTATAAGTTCGCATCAAAATCATATGATCTG GCAATAGATGCCGCACCGAGTGCAACATTGTACGCAAACAGGAGTCTTTGTAAACTGCTGTTGGACGATGGTGAAGGTGCTCTATCAGACGCTCTCAGCTGCAGAATGCTGCGACCTAACTGGGCAAAAGCTTGCTACCGTCAGGCTGCAGCTCACATGCTTCTCAAA GAGTATAAGCAAGCTTGTGACGCTCTCCTGGACGCTCAAAAATTAGATCCTGGAAACATAGAGGTGGAGAGAGAGCTACG GAAAGCCATGGAATTAATGAAAGCTCCTGGTGAAGCTGACAAGTGA
- the LOC123105510 gene encoding ankyrin-1 isoform X1 — translation MAPPFVYARSSGDGTARDAALRAAFYGDLRRLRATAKSLVDPRVVFSFDRDGLGVLHLATVRGHIEVCKYLVEELGGDVNAPAPGVGDFAGVTPFMTSVQSDDVSTVKYLLDRGGDLTKADGKGRSVLHHAATVGSCKVTEFLLSKGVPVDIHYGYGTPLHLAATNEQDKIVKILLEHHADANTSVTSLGSALMGALLCRSLKCMKLLIKGGADVNRMTSLLMTPLVFTAGRKDYTNFMQFLLKAGADPNIPDGFGRLPIEHAVRRDCMEQVEMLFPLTSPIPSIPNWSIDGIISYEKFESAKPMDQRHLERAKAIYKSQADHAFRLKDYKFASKSYDLAIDAAPSATLYANRSLCKLLLDDGEGALSDALSCRMLRPNWAKACYRQAAAHMLLKEYKQACDALLDAQKLDPGNIEVERELRKAMELMKAPGEADK, via the exons CTACTGCGAAGAGTCTTGTAGACCCAAGGGTGGTCTTCTCTTTCGACAGGGATGGCCTTGGTGTTCTGCACCTCGCAACCGTCAGAGGGCATATTGAAGTTTGCAAGTACTTGGTGGAGGAACTGGGAGGAGATGTGAATGCTCCTGCTCCTGGAGTTGGGG ACTTTGCAGGCGTGACACCCTTTATGACATCTGTTCAGTCCGACGATGTTTCAACTGTGAAGTATTTGCTTGATCGTGGCGGTGACCTAACTAAAGCAGATGGTAAAGGACGCTCTGTTCTCCATCATGCAGCAACCGTAG GAAGCTGTAAGGTTACTGAGTTCCTACTTTCAAAAGGAGTACCTGTTGACATACACTATGGCTATGGTACACCACTCCATCTAGCTGCTACCAATGAACAAGATAAAATAGTGAAGATTTTGTTGGAACACCATGCAGAT GCTAACACCAGTGTCACCAGTTTGGGTTCTGCCTTGATGGGTGCTCTTTTATGCCGTTCATTGAAGTGCATGAAGCTGCTGATTAAG GGTGGTGCTGATGTCAATCGGATGACCTCACTTCTGATGACTCCGTTAGTGTTTACTGCAGGGCGCAAAGACTATACCaactttatgcaatttttgttaAAGGCAGGAGCGGATCCTAATATTCCCGATGGT TTTGGTAGGTTACCAATAGAGCATGCTGTTAGACGTGACTGCATGGAACAAGTTGAAATGCTGTTTCCTTTGACTTCCCCAATTCCATCTATCCCAAACTGGAGTATAGATGGAATCATCTCATATGAAAAATTTGAAAGTGCAAAGCCGATG GATCAGAGGCACCTTGAGCGAGCAAAAGCTATATACAAGTCACAGGCAGATCATGCATTCAGGCTGAAGGACTATAAGTTCGCATCAAAATCATATGATCTG GCAATAGATGCCGCACCGAGTGCAACATTGTACGCAAACAGGAGTCTTTGTAAACTGCTGTTGGACGATGGTGAAGGTGCTCTATCAGACGCTCTCAGCTGCAGAATGCTGCGACCTAACTGGGCAAAAGCTTGCTACCGTCAGGCTGCAGCTCACATGCTTCTCAAA GAGTATAAGCAAGCTTGTGACGCTCTCCTGGACGCTCAAAAATTAGATCCTGGAAACATAGAGGTGGAGAGAGAGCTACG GAAAGCCATGGAATTAATGAAAGCTCCTGGTGAAGCTGACAAGTGA
- the LOC123105510 gene encoding ankyrin-1 isoform X2 produces the protein MAPPFVYARSSARDAALRAAFYGDLRRLRATAKSLVDPRVVFSFDRDGLGVLHLATVRGHIEVCKYLVEELGGDVNAPAPGVGDFAGVTPFMTSVQSDDVSTVKYLLDRGGDLTKADGKGRSVLHHAATVGSCKVTEFLLSKGVPVDIHYGYGTPLHLAATNEQDKIVKILLEHHADANTSVTSLGSALMGALLCRSLKCMKLLIKGGADVNRMTSLLMTPLVFTAGRKDYTNFMQFLLKAGADPNIPDGFGRLPIEHAVRRDCMEQVEMLFPLTSPIPSIPNWSIDGIISYEKFESAKPMDQRHLERAKAIYKSQADHAFRLKDYKFASKSYDLAIDAAPSATLYANRSLCKLLLDDGEGALSDALSCRMLRPNWAKACYRQAAAHMLLKEYKQACDALLDAQKLDPGNIEVERELRKAMELMKAPGEADK, from the exons CTACTGCGAAGAGTCTTGTAGACCCAAGGGTGGTCTTCTCTTTCGACAGGGATGGCCTTGGTGTTCTGCACCTCGCAACCGTCAGAGGGCATATTGAAGTTTGCAAGTACTTGGTGGAGGAACTGGGAGGAGATGTGAATGCTCCTGCTCCTGGAGTTGGGG ACTTTGCAGGCGTGACACCCTTTATGACATCTGTTCAGTCCGACGATGTTTCAACTGTGAAGTATTTGCTTGATCGTGGCGGTGACCTAACTAAAGCAGATGGTAAAGGACGCTCTGTTCTCCATCATGCAGCAACCGTAG GAAGCTGTAAGGTTACTGAGTTCCTACTTTCAAAAGGAGTACCTGTTGACATACACTATGGCTATGGTACACCACTCCATCTAGCTGCTACCAATGAACAAGATAAAATAGTGAAGATTTTGTTGGAACACCATGCAGAT GCTAACACCAGTGTCACCAGTTTGGGTTCTGCCTTGATGGGTGCTCTTTTATGCCGTTCATTGAAGTGCATGAAGCTGCTGATTAAG GGTGGTGCTGATGTCAATCGGATGACCTCACTTCTGATGACTCCGTTAGTGTTTACTGCAGGGCGCAAAGACTATACCaactttatgcaatttttgttaAAGGCAGGAGCGGATCCTAATATTCCCGATGGT TTTGGTAGGTTACCAATAGAGCATGCTGTTAGACGTGACTGCATGGAACAAGTTGAAATGCTGTTTCCTTTGACTTCCCCAATTCCATCTATCCCAAACTGGAGTATAGATGGAATCATCTCATATGAAAAATTTGAAAGTGCAAAGCCGATG GATCAGAGGCACCTTGAGCGAGCAAAAGCTATATACAAGTCACAGGCAGATCATGCATTCAGGCTGAAGGACTATAAGTTCGCATCAAAATCATATGATCTG GCAATAGATGCCGCACCGAGTGCAACATTGTACGCAAACAGGAGTCTTTGTAAACTGCTGTTGGACGATGGTGAAGGTGCTCTATCAGACGCTCTCAGCTGCAGAATGCTGCGACCTAACTGGGCAAAAGCTTGCTACCGTCAGGCTGCAGCTCACATGCTTCTCAAA GAGTATAAGCAAGCTTGTGACGCTCTCCTGGACGCTCAAAAATTAGATCCTGGAAACATAGAGGTGGAGAGAGAGCTACG GAAAGCCATGGAATTAATGAAAGCTCCTGGTGAAGCTGACAAGTGA